Part of the Rhodothermus bifroesti genome, CTCTTTTTCGTCTGGCAGAACCACAAACTGGTCGCCGACTTCGGGGAGCTCATCAAAACCCAGCACAAGCACTGGAATGGAAGGCCCAGCCGCCTCTACGCGCCGGCCACGCTCATCAAACATAGCACGCACACGCCCGCTAACCGTACCAGCAACAAATGGATCACCTACGCGCAACGTACCATTTTGCACCAGCACGGTCGCCACGTTGCCCCGACCTTTCTCTAAACGACTTTCGATAATGGTGCCCACAGCTGGACGATTGGGGTTCGCCTTCAGCTCACGCAGTTCAGCTTCAAGCAACACCTTTTCAAGCAGGTCATCAATACCTTGACCTGTCTTGGCAGATACCAGCGCACACTGGGCTTGCCCACCATACTGCTCTACCAACACGCCGTGTTCTGCAAGCTGCTGCATCACACGCGCGGGATTGGCTTCCGGCTTGTCAATTTTGTTAATGGCTACAACAATCGGTACACCGGCTGCCTTCGCATGGTTAATGGCCTCTACGGTCTGGGGCATTACAGCGTCATCCGCTGCAACAACTAAAATGACAATATCGGTTACCTTTGCGCCACGGGCCCGCATGGCTGTAAACGCCTCGTGGCCTGGGGTGTCAAGAAACGTGATATGCCGCCCATCGGCTAGCTCCACATGATACGCCCCAATGTGCTGCGTAATGCCTCCAGCCTCACCAGCCACGACGTTCGTTTTTCGGATGTAGTCCAGAAGCGATGTTTTACCGTGGTCGACATGCCCCATGACGGTCACAATGGGCGCCCGCGGCTTCAAATCTTCAGGTCTGTCTTCTGGCAGTTCAATTTCTAATTCGTTGTAGTCTGTGATAAACTCAACCTCATAGCCGAACTCATCCGCGACAAACTGAATGGTATCTGCATCAAGGCGTTGGTTGATCGATACAATCATACCTGCGCTAAAAAGCGTTGAGATCACTTCACTCACCTCAACGCCCATGAGCTCGGCCAGCTCACCTGTCGAAATGAACTCGGTTACGCGCAGCTTACGGGCTTGCTGTGCTTCCTGCAGGGCTTCACGCTCGCGCTCTTGGGCATGGCGCTCCCGCCGCTCCCGTCGCCGCCGCTGACGCACGCGGCTGACGCCATGTTCTAGCTCTCGAAGCGTCTCATGCAACGCCTGTTCAATCTCTTCTTCATCAATGCGACGAATACGCTTGCGCTTGCGTTTACGCTTGGTTGCCTTAGACTCCTCTTCCTCTAAAGCAATCTTTTTGATCTCTTCCGTAGGTACTGGCTTCGCTTTACGTTTACGCTTACGCTTGACACTATAGGTATCTTCCTCTTCGAGTTGCGAAAGGTCAATTTTGCCAATCACTTTGGCACCTTGCAGCTTATAACGGCTCGCAGAGATAACCTCTGGTTCCTCTTCCTCCTCCTGGATTTCTTCTTGGGTTTCTTCTTCCTGGATTTCCTCTACTATAGGTTCAGACGTCTCTTCGATATCTTCTTCCAAGGCTTCTTCTATGGGTTCCTCTTCTTCCTCCACTTCAGCTTCAGCAAAAGCTTCAGAAGATACTTCCGATACAGCTTCCGCTTCGACAGTCTGCTCCTCAGGGGCTTCAGCTAGAGGTGCTGCTTCCAACTCAGGTGCTTCCAGAGGTACACTGGGCACTTGCCCTGGTTCTTCTTCAGCCTCCAGTTCCTCGATGGCAGCTTCTGTTTCTGGACGGCTTCGGGGCGATTCAGCCCGTGCAGCACGCAGCTCTTTTAGGCGCTCGGCAGCCTTACGATCTTGCTTAAAAGCCTCCAGTAGGGCCTCATAGGCAGCCTCATCTTCAATAACTGCGTTGGCACCATGGCCCACCAAGGCATGTGCGTAGCCCAGGGCCTTGAGCTGTTGTTCGATCGTCTCGATCGTAACGTTTAGCTCACGGGCTACTTTAAATAAGCGTACTTTTTTAAATGAGCTTTGCGACATAGCGCGCGTTGCGTCCTCGCAGCAGCGTTATTCTTCTAGTTCTTCTTCTTCGTCTTCAAACTCGGCCCGAATGACAGCCATGACGTGTCGGGCTGTGGCTTCATCTAAGCCTGAACGGCGCATGAGCTCCTCTACCGAGAGATCGAGTACAGCCCGGGCTGTGTCGCAGCCAATTTCACGCAGACGAGCAATGGTAGATTCATCTAGCTCGTCTGCAAACTCTTCGATTTCAATATCTTCCTCATCAGGTAGAATTTCACGGTAAACATCAAGCTCATAGCCAGTAAGGCGCGAGGCTAGCCGAATGTTGATTCCTCCACGCCCAATAGCCTGGCTTACCTCTTCAGCCCGCACGACTACTTTAGCCCGTGGTGGCCGAGCGTCGTTGTTGAGCACTACCGAAAGCGGTCGCGCCGGAGCAAGCGCCCGTTTGATGAGCTCATGAGGGTCATCAGACCACTCAATGACGTCGATGTTTTC contains:
- the infB gene encoding translation initiation factor IF-2, yielding MSQSSFKKVRLFKVARELNVTIETIEQQLKALGYAHALVGHGANAVIEDEAAYEALLEAFKQDRKAAERLKELRAARAESPRSRPETEAAIEELEAEEEPGQVPSVPLEAPELEAAPLAEAPEEQTVEAEAVSEVSSEAFAEAEVEEEEEPIEEALEEDIEETSEPIVEEIQEEETQEEIQEEEEEPEVISASRYKLQGAKVIGKIDLSQLEEEDTYSVKRKRKRKAKPVPTEEIKKIALEEEESKATKRKRKRKRIRRIDEEEIEQALHETLRELEHGVSRVRQRRRRERRERHAQEREREALQEAQQARKLRVTEFISTGELAELMGVEVSEVISTLFSAGMIVSINQRLDADTIQFVADEFGYEVEFITDYNELEIELPEDRPEDLKPRAPIVTVMGHVDHGKTSLLDYIRKTNVVAGEAGGITQHIGAYHVELADGRHITFLDTPGHEAFTAMRARGAKVTDIVILVVAADDAVMPQTVEAINHAKAAGVPIVVAINKIDKPEANPARVMQQLAEHGVLVEQYGGQAQCALVSAKTGQGIDDLLEKVLLEAELRELKANPNRPAVGTIIESRLEKGRGNVATVLVQNGTLRVGDPFVAGTVSGRVRAMFDERGRRVEAAGPSIPVLVLGFDELPEVGDQFVVLPDEKEARAIALKRQQIRREQQLRKLQRVSLDEISRRMAMGSQVKELKLIIKADVAGSVEALSDALLKLSTDEVAVQIVHSGVGPITESDVMLAAASEAIIIGFQVRPTSSARQLAEREQVDIRLYSIIYQAIEEVRDALEGLLSPERTERVVGLAEVREVFKIPKVGTVAGCRVVEGRLRRSDRIRLIRDGVVIYEGAIASLKRFKEDVREVQSGYECGVGIENFNDLKVGDQIEAFEVVEQRRKLETQ